A window of the Budorcas taxicolor isolate Tak-1 chromosome 10, Takin1.1, whole genome shotgun sequence genome harbors these coding sequences:
- the OAZ2 gene encoding LOW QUALITY PROTEIN: ornithine decarboxylase antizyme 2 (The sequence of the model RefSeq protein was modified relative to this genomic sequence to represent the inferred CDS: deleted 1 base in 1 codon) has translation MINTQDSSILPLSNCPQLQCCRHIVPGPLWCSDAPHPLSKIPGGRGGGRDPSLSALIYKDEKLTVTQDLPVNDGKPHIVHFQYEVTEVKVSSWDAVLSSQSLFVEIPDGLLADGSKEGLVALLEFAEEKMKVNCVFICFRKGREDRAPLLKTFSFLGFEIVRPGHPCVPSRPDVMFMVYPLDQNLSDED, from the exons ATGATAAACACCCAGGACAG TAGTATTTTGCCTTTGAGTAACTGTCCCCAGCTCCAGTGCTGCAGGCACATTGTTCCGGGGCCTCTGTGGTGCTCC GATGCCCCTCACCCACTGTCGAAGATCCCCGGTGGGCGAGGGGGCGGCAGGGATCCTTCTCTCTCAGCTCTAATATATAAG GACGAGAAGCTCACTGTGACCCAGGACCTCCCTGTGAATGATGGAAAGCCTCACATCGTCCACTTCCAGTATGAGGTCACTGAGGTGAAGGTCTCTTCCTGGGATGCAGTCCTGTCCAGCCAGAGCCTGTTTGTAGAAATTCCAGATGGATTATTAGCTGATGGGAGCAAAGAAGG ATTGGTGGCACTGCTAGAGTTTGCGGAAGAGAAGATGAAAGTGAACTGCGTCTTCATCTGCTTCAGGAAGGGCCGGGAAGACAGAG CTCCACTTTTGAAGACCTTCAGCTTCTTGGGCTTTGAGATTGTGCGTCCAGGCCATCCCTGTGTCCCCTCTCGACCAGATGTGATGTTCATGGTTTACCCCCTGGACCAGAACTTGTCCGATGAGGACTAA